In one Nomascus leucogenys isolate Asia chromosome 13, Asia_NLE_v1, whole genome shotgun sequence genomic region, the following are encoded:
- the HELZ2 gene encoding helicase with zinc finger domain 2 isoform X1, with protein MAVWEAEQLGGLQRGDLLTPTAPDGDGRTAPLGQPPGAQLYCPACLVTCHSQEAFENHCTSSEHAQMVAFDQAVPWEHRSPPPGLSKFKLCPKPDLCEYGDACTKAHSARELQEWVQRTQAVELRGQAAWQDGLVPYQERLLAEYQRSSSEVLVLAETLDGVHVTCNQPLMYQAQERKTQYSWTFAVHSEEPLLHVALLKQEPGADFSLVAPGLPPGRLYARGERFRVPSSTADFRVGVRVQAAAFGTFEQWLVFDFGRRPVLLQKLGLQLGQGHRPGPCRSLALSHPEEMERWHTGNRHVVPGVERTAEQTALMAKYKGPALALEFNRSGLASGPISPTNYRQRMHQFLYEEEEAQQQLVAKLTLRGQVFLKTALQTPALNMLFAPPGALYAEVPVPSSLMPDTDQGFLLGRAVSTALVAPVPAPDNTVFEVRLERRASSEQALWLLLPARCCLALGLQPEAHLVLEVQFQIDPMTFRLWHQAVDTLPEEQLVVPDLPTCALPRPWSVPPLRRGNRKQELAMALIAGWGPGDGRRVPPLLIYGPFGTGKTYTLAMASLEVIRRPETKVLICTHTNSAADIYIREYFHSHVSGGHPEATPLRVMYTDRPLSQTDPVTLQYCCLTDDRQAFRPPTRAELARHRVVVTTTSQARELRVPVGFFSHILIDEAAQMLECEALTPLAYAVHGTRLVLAGDHMQVTPRLFSVARARAAEHTLLHRLFLFYQQEKHEVARQSRLVFHENYRCTEAIVSFVSRHFYVAKGNPIHARGKVPPHPRHYPLMFCHVAGSPDRDMSMASWLNLAEIAQAVEKVQEAYNTWPSCWGSREQRHICVVSHGAQVSALRQELRRRDLGQVSVGSFEILPGRQFRVVVLSTVHTCQSLLSPGAPAPEFFTDARVLNTVLTRAQSQLVVVGDAVALCSFGACGRLWESFIRECVERHSVCPEGLSMEQVEQGVAQRRRRPRRGTRAGAAGNWEAASEPVGDLTEEPTAVVTATVKAEPGDEALSPASRDITATIAQTEAAAAPAGDAVKKDVAPGACAAGAAATAGVESTEPEDAEADFWPWDGELNADDAILQELLDESQKVMVTVGEDGLLDTVARPESPRQARLYENLPPAALRKLLRAEPERYRHCTFVPETFERASAIPLDDASLGPVQVRGRLDCGMAFPGDEVLVQLVSGDRAPEGRLRGRVLGVLKRKRHELAFVCRMDRWDPRIMVPINGSVTKIFVADLKDPSQVPVYSLRKGRLQRVGLERLTAEARHSRLFWVHIVLWRQGFYYPLGIVREVLPEASTWEQGLRILGLEYSLRVPPSDLAAITKALQKYHRELGRVAGRREDCRAFLTFTVDPQGACNLDDALSVRDLGPRCEVAVHITDVASFVPRDGVLDMEARRQGAAFYAPGREPVPMLPASLCQDILSLLPGQDRLAISLFLTMEKASGQLKSLRFAPSVVRSDRQLSYEEAEEVIRQHPGAGRELPARLDSMEACVVAACYFSRLLRRHRLQSDCFYEQPDEDSTLGFRAAHIMVKEYMIQFNRLVAEFLVGSERTRTVTPLRWQPAPRSQQLKALCEKHGDRVPLSLHLGHHLHGSRGSPPDTRLHLLASLWKQVQLAARTQDYEQMVDLVTTDDMHPFLAPAGRDLRKALERSAFGRCTRGHQQQGGHYSLQVDCYTWATSPIRRYLDVVLQRQILLALGHGGSAYSARDIDGLCQGFSLQHALAQSYQRRARSLHLAVQLKAQPLDKLGFVVDVEAGSRCFRLLFPSNQETLPDPCPIPYGSLQLAEHPHALAGRPGLRLLWRRRVYSVQGSSPPLPLPGTVLDPHTWAIETALWKQLLALVELQRWPEAAALIQEKGEASQRRELVQVQRSGCGHFLEVARELGSGDTLQVQLGASLQHGFLVPSPQLWTVAPGFSLCLEHVERPGDCFSGHVYQAPRDRYRDADEYACVWEPFCSLESATGAVAENDSVTLQHLGVSWEASRTPQGQLQGAFRLEAAFLEENCADINFSCCYLCIRLEGLPAPTASPRPGPSSLGPGLSVDPGTYTWVAHGQTEDWDQERRADQQEAPRRVHLFIHHMGMEKVPEEVLRPGTLFTVELLPKQLPDLRKEEAVRGLEEASPLVTNIALGRPVPQPLCRVIPSRFLERQTYDIPGGCHKLNPSQNVAVREALEKPFTVIQGPPGTGKTIVGLHIVFWFRKSNQEQVQPGGPTRGEKRLGGPCILYCGPSNKSVDVLAGLLLRRMELKPLRVYSEQAEASEFPVPRVGSRKLLRKSPREGRPNQSLRAHCALSPRSITLHHRIRQAPNPYSSEIKAFDTRLQRGELFSREDLVSYKKVLWEARKFELDRHEVILCTCSCAASASLKTLDVRQILVDEAGMATEPETLIPLVQFPQAEKVVLLGDHKQLRPVVKNEWLQNLGLDRSLFERYHEDAHMLDTQYRMHEGICAFPSVAFYKSRLKTWQGLRRPPSVLGHAGKESCPVIFGHVQGHERSLLVSTDEGNENSKANLEEVAEVVRITKQLTLGRTIEPQDVAVLTPYNAQASEISKALRREGIAGVAVSSITKSQGSEWRYVLVSTVRTCAKSDLDQRPTKSWLKKFLGFVVDPNQVNVAVTRAQEGLCLIADPDSSHLTPA; from the exons ATGGCCGTGTGGGAGGCCGAGCAGCTGGGTGGCCTCCAGCGGGGGGACCTGCTCACACCCACTGCCCCTGATGGTGACGGGCGCACGGCCCCCCTCGGCCAGCCCCCTGGGGCCCAGCTGTACTGCCCAGCCTGCTTGGTCACCTGCCACTCTCAGGAGGCCTTCGAGAACCACTGCACATCCTCAGAGCACGCACAGATGGTGGCCTTCGACCAGGCCGTGCCCTGGGAGCACCGTTCCCCACCCCCGGGACTCTCCAAGTTCAAGCTTTGCCCAAA GCCTGACCTCTGTGAGTACGGGGACGCCTGCACCAAGGCACACTCAGCACGGGAGCTGCAGGAGTGGGTCCAGCGCACGCAGGCTGTGGAGCTGCGGGGGCAGGCGGCCTGGCAGGATGGGCTGGTGCCCTACCAGGAGCGGCTGCTGGCCGAGTACCAGCGCAGCAGCAGTGAGGTCCTTGTG CTGGCAGAGACCCTTGATGGTGTGCACGTCACCTGCAATCAGCCCCTGATGTACCAGGCCCAGGAGAGGAAGACCCAGTACAGCTGGACGTTTGCCGTCCACTCTGAG GAGCCACTGCTACATGTGGCCCTGCTGAAGCAGGAGCCAGGAGCTGACTTCTCTCTGGTGGCTCCCGGCCTCCCGCCAGGCCGGCTCTACGCACGGGGCGAGCGCTTCCGTGTGCCCAGCTCCACTGCCGACTTCCGGGTGGGAGTGCGTGTGCAGGCCGCCGCCTTCGGCACCTTTGAGCAATGGCTCGTCTTCGACTTTGGCCGCCGGCCGGTGCTGCTGCAAAAGCTGGGGCTGCAGCTGGGCCAGGGGCATCGCCCAGGACCCTGCAGGAGTCTGGCACTCAGCCACCCTGAGGAGATGGAGCGCTGGCACACTGGCAACCGCCATGTGGTGCCTGGCGTGGAGCGGACGGCCGAGCAGACGGCCCTGATGGCCAAGTACAagggccctgccctggccctggagtTCAACCGCAGCGGCCTGGCCTCGGGCCCCATCTCGCCAACCAACTATCGGCAGAGGATGCACCAGTTTCTctatgaggaggaggaggctcaGCAGCAGCTGGTGGCTAA GCTGACCCTGCGAGGCCAGGTGTTCCTGAAGACGGCATTGCAGACGCCAGCGCTGAACATGCTCTTCGCGCCTCCGGGAGCGCTGTACGCAGAGGTCCCCGTCCCTTCCTCCCTGATGCCAGACACAGACCAGGGCTTCCTGCTGGGCCGGGCGGTCAGCACGGCCCTGGTGGCCCCTGTACCTGCACCCGACAATACAGTGTTCGAGGTGCGGCTGGAGAGGCGGGCCAGCTCGGAGCAGGCGCTGTGGCTGCTGCTTCCGGCCCGCTGCTGCTTGGCCCTGGGGCTGCAGCCTGAGGCCCACCTGGTCCTGGAGGTGCAGTTCCAGATTGACCCGATGACCTTCCGCCTCTGGCACCAGGCTGTGGACACACTGCCTGAGGAGCAGCTGGTGGTGCCTGACTTGCCCACCTGCGCCCTGCCCAGACCTTGGTCTGTCCCACCCTTGCGGCGTGGCAACCGCAAGCAGGAGCTGGCCATGGCGCTCATCGCGGGCTGGGGCCCTGGGGATGGGAGGCGTGTCCCCCCGCTACTCATCTATGGCCCCTTTGGCACCGGCAAGACCTACACGCTGGCCATGGCCTCCCTGGAGGTCATCCGGAGGCCTGAAACCAAGGTGCTCATCTGTACACACACCAACAG CGCTGCCGACATCTACATCCGGGAGTATTTCCACAGCCACGTCAGTGGCGGCCACCCTGAGGCCACTCCTCTCCGTGTGATGTACACAGACCGGCCACTGAGCCAGACGGACCCGGTCACGCTGCAGTACTGTTGCCTGACCGACGACCGTCAGGCTTTCCGCCCGCCCACGCGGGCAGAGCTGGCGCGGCACCGCGTGGTGGTCACCACTACCTCCCAGGCCCGTGAGCTCAGGGTGCCGGTCGGCTTCTTCTCCCACATTCTCATCGACGAGGCGGCCCAGATGCTGGAGTGCGAGGCCCTCACCCCGCTGGCCTACGCCGTGCACGGCACCCGCCTCGTGCTGGCGGGCGACCACATGCAGGTCACGCCCCGGCTGTTCAGTGTGGCCAGGGCCCGGGCGGCCGAGCACACGCTGCTGCACCGCCTCTTCCTGTTCTACCAGCAGGAGAAGCACGAGGTGGCGCGGCAGAGCCGCCTGGTCTTCCATGAGAACTACCGCTGCACGGAAGCCATCGTCAGCTTCGTCTCGCGGCACTTCTACGTGGCCAAGGGCAACCCTATCCACGCCAGGGGCAAGGTTCCGCCCCACCCCCGGCACTACCCGCTCATGTTCTGCCACGTGGCGGGCAGCCCAGACCGGGACATGTCCATGGCGTCCTGGCTGAATCTGGCTGAGATTGCGCAGGCCGTCGAGAAGGTGCAGGAGGCCTACAACACCTGGCCCAGCTGCTGGGGCAGCCGCGAGCAGAGGCACATCTGCGTCGTTTCCCACGGTGCCCAG GTCAGTGCGCTGAGGCAGGAGCTGAGGAGGCGGGACCTAGGCCAGGTGTCTGTCGGCAGTTTTGAGATCCTGCCAG GGCGGCAGTTCCGGGTCGTGGTACTCAGCACGGTACACACCTGCCAGAGCCTGCTCAGCCCTGGGGCACCGGCCCCTGAGTTCTTCACCGACGCCCGCGTGCTCAACACCGTCCTGACCCGTGCCCAGTCCcagctggtggtggtgggggacgCCGTGGCCCTCTGCTCCTTCGGGGCCTGTGGCAGGCTCTGGGAGAGCTTCATCCGTGAGTGCGTGGAGCGGCACAGTGTCTGCCCCGAGGGCCTGTCCATGGAGCAGGTCGAGCAGGGTGTGGCGCAGAGACGGCGCCGGCCCCGCCGAGGCACACGGGCTGGGGCAGCAGGGAACTGGGAGGCTGCCTCGGAGCCAGTAGGGGACCTGACCGAGGAGCCGACGGCTGTGGTGACGGCCACGGTGAAGGCAGAGCCGGGAGATGAGGCTCTGAGCCCAGCATCCCGTGACATCACGGCAACCATAGCGCAGACGGAGGCTGCGGCGGCACCAGCAGGAGACGCAGTGAAGAAGGACGTGGCGCCCGGGGCCTGTGCGGCAGGAGCGGCTGCCACAGCGGGCGTGGAGTCCACGGAGCCCGAGGATGCAGAGGCTGACTTCTGGCCTTGGGATGGGGAGCTCAACGCTGACGACGCCATCCTACAGGAGCTTCTGGACGAGAGCCAGAAGGTGATGGTGACCGTCGGGGAGGACGGGCTGCTGGACACCGTCGCCAGGCCCGAGTCCCCGCGGCAGGCCCGGCTGTACGAGAACCTGCCCCCGGCTGCGCTACGGAAGCTGCTGCGCGCGGAGCCCGAGCGGTACCGCCACTGCACTTTCGTGCCAGAGACCTTTGAGCGGGCGTCAGCCATCCCGCTGGACGACGCCTCCTTGGGCCCCGTCCAGGTCAGGGGCCGCCTGGACTGTGGGATGGCCTTCCCTGGGGACGAGGTGCTGGTGCAGCTCGTTTCGGGAGACAGGGCCCCCGAGGGGCGGCTTCGGGGCCGCGTGCTGGGCGTGCTGAAGAGGAAGAGGCACGAGCTGGCGTTTGTGTGCCGCATGGACAGGTGGGACCCGCGCATCATGGTCCCCATCAATGGTTCCGTGACCAAGATCTTCGTGGCTGATCTGAAGGACCCGTCGCAGGTCCCCGTCTACAGCCTCCGGAAGGGCCGGCTGCAGCGTGTGGGGCTTGAGAGGCTCACAGCTGAGGCCCGGCACAGCCGGCTCTTCTGGGTCCACATCGTCCTGTGGCGGCAAGGCTTCTACTACCCGCTGGGCATCGTCCGGGAGGTGCTGCCTGAGGCCAGCACCTGGGAGCAGGGCCTCCGCATCCTCGGCCTGGAGTACAGCTTGAGGGTGCCCCCGTCGGACCTGGCCGCCATCACCAAGGCGCTGCAGAAATACCACAGGGAGCTTGGCCGGGTTGCCGGCCGCCGAGAGGACTGCCGCGCCTTCTTGACTTTCACTGTGGACCCCCAGGGTGCCTGCAACCTCGATGATGCCCTCAGTGTCCGAGACCTGGGTCCCAGGTGCGAGGTGGCTGTGCACATCACTGATGTGGCCAGCTTCGTGCCCAGGGACGGGGTGCTGGACATGGAGGCCCGAAGGCAGGGCGCTGCGTTCTATGCCCCCGGCAGGGAGCCGGTGCCCATGCTGCCGGCCAGCCTCTGCCAGGACATCCTGAGCCTCCTGCCTGGCCAGGACCGCCTGGCCATCTCCCTGTTCCTTACCATGGAGAAGGCCAGTGGCCAGCTGAAGAGCCTGCGCTTTGCACCCTCCGTGGTCCGCTCTGACCGCCAACTGTCCTACGAGGAGGCGGAGGAGGTGATCAGGCAGCACCCGGGTGCCGGCCGTGAGCTGCCGGCCCGCCTGGACTCCATGGAGGCCTGCGTCGTGGCCGCGTGCTACTTCTCTCGGCTGCTGCGCCGGCACCGCCTGCAGTCTGACTGCTTCTACGAGCAGCCGGATGAGGACAGCACCCTGGGCTTCCGCGCGGCCCACATCATGGTGAAGGAGTACATGATTCAGTTTAACAGGCTCGTGGCTGAGTTCCTGGTGGGCAGCGAACGCACGCGGACGGTCACGCCTCTGCGGTGGCAGCCAGCACCCCGCAGCCAGCAGCTCAAGGCCCTGTGTGAGAAGCATGGGGACCGGGTGCCCCTGTCACTGCACCTCGGCCACCACCTGCACGGCAGCAGGGGCAGTCCCCCCGACACGCGGCTGCACCTCCTGGCCTCCCTCTGGAAGCAGGTCCAGCTTGCTGCCCGCACCCAGGACTACGAGCAGATGGTGGACTTAGTCACCACGGACGACATGCACCCGTTCCTGGCTCCTGCAGGCCGCGACCTCCGAAAGGCCCTGGAGCGCTCGGCGTTCGGCCGCTGCACCCGGGGCCACCAGCAGCAGGGCGGCCACTACTCGCTGCAGGTGGACTGCTACACATGGGCCACCTCGCCCATCCGCAGGTACCTGGACGTGGTGTTGCAGCGGCAGATCCTGCTGGCGCTGGGCCATGGGGGCTCCGCCTACTCTGCCAGGGACATCGATGGGCTCTGCCAGGGCTTCAGCCTCCAGCACGCGCTTGCCCAGAGCTATCAGCGGCGGGCGCGCAGCCTGCACCTGGCCGTGCAGCTCAAGGCCCAGCCTCTGGACAAGCTGGGCTTCGTGGTGGACGTGGAGGCAGGCTCCCGCTGCTTCCGGCTGCTCTTCCCCAGCAACCAGGAGACGCTGCCTGacccctgccccatcccctaCGGCTCCCTGCAGCTGGCCGAGCACCCCCACGCTCTGGCGGGCCGGCCCGGCCTGCGGCTCCTGTGGCGGCGCCGTGTCTACTCAGTGCAGGGATCCAGCCCCCCCTTGCCactgcctggcactgtgctggaCCCACACACCTGGGCCATAGAGACGGCCCTGTGGAAGCAGCTGCTGGCGCTGGTGGAGCTGCAGCGCTGGCCGGAGGCGGCTGCTCTCATCCAGGAGAAGGGAGAGGCGTCCCAGCGGCGGGAGCTGGTGCAGGTGCAGCGGAGCGGCTGTGGCCATTTCCTGGAGGTGGCCCGGGAGCTGGGCAGCGGGGACACCCTGCAGGTGCAGCTTGGCGCCAGCCTGCAGCACGGCTTCCTGGTACCGAGCCCTCAGCTCTGGACCGTGGCACCCGGCTTCAGCCTCTGCCTGGAGCACGTGGAGCGACCTGGAGACTGCTTCTCGGGCCATGTGTACCAGGCCCCGCGGGACCGGTACCGCGACGCAGATGAGTACGCCTGCGTGTGGGAGCCATTCTGCTCCCTGGAGTCGGCCACCGGCGCGGTTGCCGAGAATGACTCTGTCACACTTCAGCACCTGGGTGTTTCCTGGGAGGCGTCGCGGACGCCGCAGGGGCAGCTGCAGGGCGCCTTCCGCCTGGAGGCTGCCTTCCTTGAGGAGAACTGTGCCGACATCAACTTCAGCTGCTGCTACCTCTGCATCCGGCTCGAGGGGCTGCCGGCTCCCACGGCCAGCCCACGCCCGGGGCCCAGCAGCCTCGGCCCTGGCCTGAGTGTTGACCCTGGCACGTATACCTGGGTGGCCCATGGGCAGACGGAGGACTGGGACCAGGAGCGCCGGGCAGACCAGCAGGAGGCTCCCAGACGGGTGCACCTCTTCATCCACCACATGGGCATGGAGAAGGTTCCGGAAGAGGTGCTGAGGCCGGGCACCCTGTTCACCGTTGAGCTGCTGCCCAAGCAGCTTCCTGATCT CCGCAAGGAGGAAGCCGTGCGTGGGCTAGAGGAGGCGTCCCCCCTGGTCACCAACATCGCACTGGGCCGGCCTGTCCCGCAGCCCCTCTGCAGAG TGATCCCCAGCAGGTTCCTGGAGCGGCAGACCTACGACATCCCCGGAGGCTGCCACAAGCTGAACCCTAGCCAGAACGTGGCGGTCAGGGAGGCTCTGGAGAAGCCTTTCACGGTCATCCAGGGCCCACCAG GTACAGGGAAGACGATCGTGGGCCTCCACATCGTATTCTGGTTTCGTAAATCAAACCAGGAGCAGGTGCAGCCCGGAGGCCCCACTCGTGGGGAGAAGCGGCTGGGGGGTCCCTGCATCTTGTACTGCGGCCCCTCCAACAAGTCGGTGGACGTCCTGGCAG GACTGCTCCTGAGAAGGATGGAGCTGAAGCCCCTCCGTGTGTACAGCGAGCAGGCTGAGGCCAGCGAGTTCCCAGTGCCACGCGTGGGCAGCAGGAAGCTGCTCAGGAAGAGCCCCCGGGAGGGGAGGCCGAACCAGAGCCTCAG GGCTCACTGTGCCCTGTCCCCCAGGAGCATCACCCTGCACCACCGGATCCGGCAGGCCCCCAACCCGTACTCGTCGGAAATCAAGGCCTTTGACACCCGGCTGCAGAGAGGGGAGCTCTTCTCCAGGGAGGACCTGGTCTC GTACAAGAAGGTCTTGTGGGAGGCTCGGAAGTTCGAACTGGACCGGCATGAGGTCATCCTCTGCACCTGCTCCTGCGCAGCCTCTGCCAGTCTCAAAACCCTGGACGTGAGGCAGATCCTTGTTGACGAGGCAGGCATGGCCACGGAACCTGAAACCCTCATCCCCCTGGTGCAGTTCCCACAGGCCGAGAAG GTGGTTCTTCTCGGAGACCACAAGCAGCTGCGGCCTGTGGTCAAGAATGAATGGCTGCAAAACCTGGGTCTGGACCGGTCTCTGTTCGAGCGGTACCACGAGGACGCACATATGCTGGACACTCAGTACCGCATG CACGAGGGCATCTGTGCCTTCCCCTCTGTGGCGTTCTACAAGAGCAGGCTGAAGACGTGGCAGGGCCTGAGGAGGCCACCCAGTGTCCTGGGCCACGCTGGCAAGGAGAGCTGCCCTGTCATCTTTGGCCACGTGCAGGGCCACGAGCGGAGCCTGCTGGTGTCCACGGACGAAGGGAATGAGAACTCCAAGGCCAACCTGGAGGAGGTGGCTGAGGTG GTCCGTATCACCAAGCAGCTGACCCTGGGGAGGACCATAGAGCCCCAGGACGTCGCTGTCCTCACGCCCTACAACGCGCAGGCCTCTGAGATCAGCAAGGCCCTTCGGCGAGAGGGCATCGCTGGGGTGGCCGTGTCCTCCATCACCAAGAGCCAGG GGAGCGAGTGGCGCTATGTGCTGGTGAGCACCGTCCGCACCTGTGCCAAGAGTGACCTGGACCAGCGGCCCACCAAGAGCTGGCTCAAGAAGTTTCTGGGCTTCGTTGTGGACCCCAACCAAGTGAACGTGGCTGTCACGCGGGCCCAGGAGGGGCTCTGCCTGATCG CTGACCCTGACTCCTCCCACCTGACTCCCGCCTGA